The genomic segment TACATAGTATTGCAGAATAAACCCCCATATAATCCAACATTGAACTAGCTAACATATTAACTGTGACATCTAAACTATCTCCACCAGCTAACCTAAATTGACAACAAGTGGTTTCGCGTTAAACACTAGCTAGCTTAGCAACACAACGTGATGTTTGTTGTTGTATTCGAATGCAAATACTATTTATGGTTTTAATAAAATGAAAATGATAAAATACAATACCTTTGTTATTATTGTTTTATTAAACTGACAACATGACAAGCGAGGACACCGGTAATGTGCTGTCCGCCAGCGGTGACAGCAGCAGGTGTGGTGGGTTGGTACAATTTGTCTTTCATCGGTACCCATAGTTTCCGCCTATGTGATCATAACAAAGCATTTTGCCGCGAAAACTCAGTCGCTGTCGGACAGTAACTATTCACATCATTTTAGATACGGTGAAATAATTACAGGATAATCACTCATTTAATGCGAGTGTAAGGTTTAGCCTACTGTTAAGTCTAACTTGATATACGGTATCCTATTAATTTATAACAATATTTACCAAGAGAGATGTTTTGTGAAAAGGCAATCGAAATAATCAGAGAACTTCACCGGATGGGCGATGGTCAACTGCCTGCATTCAATGTAAGTGGCACATTCAGCAGGTTATAAAATATACTGGATTTGTAGCCATTAGTGCAGATGGAATTGCTAACTAGTTAGATTGTTAGTTTACTCTAGCGATGCAGGAGTCAACACTGTCTTGACACGTGATACCTAGTACACCCAACTGCCACACATAACATATACTATTAATGGCTTAGCTATATCAACCTCCTTAGGGCTGCACAATTAATCGCATTTTCATCGCTATTGCTATATGGACATGTGCAAGAGgctgcattttttttttacgcCATGAATGTAAATTCTAATGTAGTAAGGGTCCCCTGAGAAACTCTAACCAACACTTTGTTCATATTCTGTCACAACAACGTATACGGTACCTGGCtttttcattcgttgtcatgcCAAACAACACCAACCATATGATTGAAATACTACTTTTATTTATATGATTCCAACAGTACAGTGTTTTGATCTCTATCGCAATATTTGGTTAAAAAACAAATCGCAAGTAAATGATTTGCCCATATGGTGCAGCCCTATTCCTTGCCCTGCTCTTCTGACTTGGGGTTCTTGAGAGCTAATATCAACCTAGCCAGCCATCACTAGAATGCGTTTCACTCAGTAATAGCTAACATCAACCTAGCCAGATTATGAATACAAAGTGAAGACGTTTAGATCAGTTTGATTGTTAGCAATTTGGTTATAATGCCACTGACTACATGGTCATTTGACTTTTATTACTGCTCACTAACTGACACCTTCTTTGCATATATGCTCTCTGCAGGAAGATGGTATTCGTCAGGTGCTGGAGGAGATGAAAGCATTATATGAGCAGAATCAAAGTGATGTGTGAGTTAAGACATTAAACATTGTCACACATTGACATTCTCTTATATTTGAATGTGTCTCTTTCCCATCGAGTTCTGAAATAATTACCTTGTGGGTTTTAACAAATACGTTTTATTTCACACACTTCAAAGCAATGAAGCCAAGTCTGAGGGAAAAAGTGAGCTGATTCCAACCATCAAGTTCCGTCACTGCTGTCTGCTGAGAAACCAACGTTGCATCGCTGCCTACCTGTGAGTGCCTGATGTGATGAGTTGATTTTGAGCTCATCATCACTACTAATGTTTTTGTTGACAGTTACACTGACCATATCATAGTTTCTTAGGATAGGACAACATCATTGCTAATTTCCTCTCCTCAGCTATGACCGGCTCCTCCGCATTCGGACTTTGAGGTGGGAGTACGGAAGTGTGTTGCCCACAAACATCCGCTTCCACATGTGTGCAGAAGAGGTATGTTTTTCTTTCAAAGGCAAGAAACAAATTGGACAGATGGCAGGGTGATGGCATCTGACTCTTAAAATGTCATGTTTAATTTTGAATAGTTGGAATGGTTTAACCAGTACAAGAAGTCACTGGCTACCTTCATGAGGTCacttggaggagaggaaggacttGACATAACACAGGACATGAAGCCTCCAAAGAGTTTGTACATTGAGGTAAGATACACAAGGGAACTGCATGCCCGCAAGGACCTGACCAGAGACTAAGTGAATGTTGGTAGGGGCCACTTGTGCCGTTAGTCATCAACTGTATCAATTAATTCAAACTGCAGCACATAGACCCTTGACTATTAGGTGCTCCTTCCTTTGGTCTTCATTTAGATATTTTTACATATTGGGCATGTTCTATTGATTTTACCCTCTTGCCATTTAGTTTTTCTCACCATGTATTTCTCTCCATAGGTGCGCTGTTTAAAAGATCATGGCGAGTTTGAAATAGACGACGGGACCATCATTCTTCTGAAGAAAAACAGTCAggtataaaaaaagaaaaagtatTATATGTGAAAACCATCACTATACTTGCACATTGTGTAAAGAATTGAACATGAGTCACTCTTCTGTCTCCGTAGCACTTCCTGCCACGATGGAAGTGTGAGCAGTTGATTCGCCAGGGGGTCTTGGAGCACATCATGTCTTGAATCAAATGCCAGAACTATATTACCTTTTTTTTCAGCAGAGGATTATCCATTTAAGTGAGACAATGCATAAGGTGATGCTATTTTGAAAAAGATCTTTAAAACAATAATTCATTCAAATATACTTATCTGTTGGTGATTTATTACTTGGTTAGTTTTGTTTTACTTTAATTGTGGAGTGATTGTAGTGCATAACAAATCCATAGcttgcatgttgtgtttttgtgtttgtgttgtgtttttacaATAACTACCTACTTACATTGTTCGATTGACAAAACATTGTCGCAACAATCTTTTTTAGTACTCAAATAGTTTAGGAATTAAAAGGTTTGACTGTACAGCAGTGCATGAGGATTGAACATTGTGCAGATGTGTATCAAAACTTTACATTTGTAAATACTGTGCTTTTGGTTGGTAATTTAAAATACCACAAAGAACACTTCATTAAAAGTTGCTAAACCCTTTCTTTGATTCATTTTGTGATTAAATTAGGATTCAGCCTTTCGCATACAGTACCATTAATCTCATACAGTCTGACAGACTTAACGTTAAG from the Oncorhynchus kisutch isolate 150728-3 linkage group LG4, Okis_V2, whole genome shotgun sequence genome contains:
- the gins1 gene encoding DNA replication complex GINS protein PSF1 codes for the protein MFCEKAIEIIRELHRMGDGQLPAFNEDGIRQVLEEMKALYEQNQSDVNEAKSEGKSELIPTIKFRHCCLLRNQRCIAAYLYDRLLRIRTLRWEYGSVLPTNIRFHMCAEELEWFNQYKKSLATFMRSLGGEEGLDITQDMKPPKSLYIEVRCLKDHGEFEIDDGTIILLKKNSQHFLPRWKCEQLIRQGVLEHIMS